Proteins encoded by one window of Vitis riparia cultivar Riparia Gloire de Montpellier isolate 1030 chromosome 11, EGFV_Vit.rip_1.0, whole genome shotgun sequence:
- the LOC117924610 gene encoding protease Do-like 5, chloroplastic isoform X2, whose amino-acid sequence MVVLGCLQSIPSPIPTKESPSSSSSSPSSWSRSLGTRREAIMFGTCFVSSFLSFKPAFPSAIAQQEQDQFQQDEERVVHLFQDTSPSVVFIKDLEIVKSLTSSSNESMLNENENTKVEGTGSGFIWDKFGHIVTNYHVVAKLATDTSGLQRCKVYLVDAKGNSFSREAKIIGYDPAYDLAVLKVDIEGNELKPVVLGTSRDIRVGQSCFAIGNPYGYENTLTTGVVSGLGREIPSPNGKAIRGAIQTDAAINSGNSGGPLINSYGHVIGVNTATFTRKVYWSTMQEQEYPLESTSQYQ is encoded by the exons ATGGTGGTGTTGGGTTGTCTACAATCCATCCCCTCTCCGATTCCAACCAAGGAATCACcgtcatcatcttcttcttcaccatcATCATGGAGCAGGAGCCTTGGTACAAGAAGAGAAGCCATAATGTTTGGTACATGCtttgtttcttcctttctcAGTTTCAAACCTGCTTTTCCCTCTGCAATTGCCCAGCAGGAACAAGATCAGTTTCAGCAAGATGAAGAACGTGTGGTCCACCTCTTTCAG GATACTTCACCATCTGTTGTTTTCATTAAAGACCTGGAAATAGTAAAGAGCCTTACTAGCTCGTCCAATGAATCCATgctgaatgaaaatgaaaacacaAAAGTTGAAGGAACAGGTTCAGGCTTCATTTGGGACAAGTTTGGTCACATA GTCACTAATTACCATGTTGTAGCTAAATTGGCTACAGATACAAGTGGACTACAGCGTTGTAAG GTGTATCTTGTAGATGCAAAAGGCAATAGCTTTTCTAGAGAAGCTAAGATCATTGGCTATGATCCAGCGTACGATCTTGCTGTTTTGAAG GTTGATATTGAAGGAAATGAATTAAAACCTGTTGTTCTCGGCACATCTCGTGATATACGTGTGGGTCAGAGCTGCTTTGCCATTGGGAATCCTTATGGATATGAGAACACTTTAACAACAGGG GTAGTTAGTGGCCTCGGCAGGGAGATACCCTCACCAAACGGAAAGGCTATTCGAGGAGCTATACAAACGGATGCTGCTATTAATTCCg GAAATTCAGGCGGGCCCTTGATTAATTCATATGGTCATGTTATTGGAGTTAACACAGCAACTTTCACTCGTAAAG TTTATTGGTCTACTATGCAGGAACAGGAGTATCCTCTGGAGTCAACTTCGCAATACCAATAG
- the LOC117924610 gene encoding protease Do-like 5, chloroplastic isoform X1, whose product MVVLGCLQSIPSPIPTKESPSSSSSSPSSWSRSLGTRREAIMFGTCFVSSFLSFKPAFPSAIAQQEQDQFQQDEERVVHLFQDTSPSVVFIKDLEIVKSLTSSSNESMLNENENTKVEGTGSGFIWDKFGHIVTNYHVVAKLATDTSGLQRCKVYLVDAKGNSFSREAKIIGYDPAYDLAVLKVDIEGNELKPVVLGTSRDIRVGQSCFAIGNPYGYENTLTTGVVSGLGREIPSPNGKAIRGAIQTDAAINSGNSGGPLINSYGHVIGVNTATFTRKGTGVSSGVNFAIPIDTVVRTVPYLIVYGTPYSNRY is encoded by the exons ATGGTGGTGTTGGGTTGTCTACAATCCATCCCCTCTCCGATTCCAACCAAGGAATCACcgtcatcatcttcttcttcaccatcATCATGGAGCAGGAGCCTTGGTACAAGAAGAGAAGCCATAATGTTTGGTACATGCtttgtttcttcctttctcAGTTTCAAACCTGCTTTTCCCTCTGCAATTGCCCAGCAGGAACAAGATCAGTTTCAGCAAGATGAAGAACGTGTGGTCCACCTCTTTCAG GATACTTCACCATCTGTTGTTTTCATTAAAGACCTGGAAATAGTAAAGAGCCTTACTAGCTCGTCCAATGAATCCATgctgaatgaaaatgaaaacacaAAAGTTGAAGGAACAGGTTCAGGCTTCATTTGGGACAAGTTTGGTCACATA GTCACTAATTACCATGTTGTAGCTAAATTGGCTACAGATACAAGTGGACTACAGCGTTGTAAG GTGTATCTTGTAGATGCAAAAGGCAATAGCTTTTCTAGAGAAGCTAAGATCATTGGCTATGATCCAGCGTACGATCTTGCTGTTTTGAAG GTTGATATTGAAGGAAATGAATTAAAACCTGTTGTTCTCGGCACATCTCGTGATATACGTGTGGGTCAGAGCTGCTTTGCCATTGGGAATCCTTATGGATATGAGAACACTTTAACAACAGGG GTAGTTAGTGGCCTCGGCAGGGAGATACCCTCACCAAACGGAAAGGCTATTCGAGGAGCTATACAAACGGATGCTGCTATTAATTCCg GAAATTCAGGCGGGCCCTTGATTAATTCATATGGTCATGTTATTGGAGTTAACACAGCAACTTTCACTCGTAAAG GAACAGGAGTATCCTCTGGAGTCAACTTCGCAATACCAATAGACACGGTTGTGCGGACTGTACCATATCTTATTGTATATGGAACACCTTATAGCAATAGGTATTGA
- the LOC117924610 gene encoding protease Do-like 5, chloroplastic isoform X3, which yields MVVLGCLQSIPSPIPTKESPSSSSSSPSSWSRSLGTRREAIMFGTCFVSSFLSFKPAFPSAIAQQEQDQFQQDEERVVHLFQVTNYHVVAKLATDTSGLQRCKVYLVDAKGNSFSREAKIIGYDPAYDLAVLKVDIEGNELKPVVLGTSRDIRVGQSCFAIGNPYGYENTLTTGVVSGLGREIPSPNGKAIRGAIQTDAAINSGNSGGPLINSYGHVIGVNTATFTRKGTGVSSGVNFAIPIDTVVRTVPYLIVYGTPYSNRY from the exons ATGGTGGTGTTGGGTTGTCTACAATCCATCCCCTCTCCGATTCCAACCAAGGAATCACcgtcatcatcttcttcttcaccatcATCATGGAGCAGGAGCCTTGGTACAAGAAGAGAAGCCATAATGTTTGGTACATGCtttgtttcttcctttctcAGTTTCAAACCTGCTTTTCCCTCTGCAATTGCCCAGCAGGAACAAGATCAGTTTCAGCAAGATGAAGAACGTGTGGTCCACCTCTTTCAG GTCACTAATTACCATGTTGTAGCTAAATTGGCTACAGATACAAGTGGACTACAGCGTTGTAAG GTGTATCTTGTAGATGCAAAAGGCAATAGCTTTTCTAGAGAAGCTAAGATCATTGGCTATGATCCAGCGTACGATCTTGCTGTTTTGAAG GTTGATATTGAAGGAAATGAATTAAAACCTGTTGTTCTCGGCACATCTCGTGATATACGTGTGGGTCAGAGCTGCTTTGCCATTGGGAATCCTTATGGATATGAGAACACTTTAACAACAGGG GTAGTTAGTGGCCTCGGCAGGGAGATACCCTCACCAAACGGAAAGGCTATTCGAGGAGCTATACAAACGGATGCTGCTATTAATTCCg GAAATTCAGGCGGGCCCTTGATTAATTCATATGGTCATGTTATTGGAGTTAACACAGCAACTTTCACTCGTAAAG GAACAGGAGTATCCTCTGGAGTCAACTTCGCAATACCAATAGACACGGTTGTGCGGACTGTACCATATCTTATTGTATATGGAACACCTTATAGCAATAGGTATTGA